A window of the Streptomyces finlayi genome harbors these coding sequences:
- a CDS encoding ATP-binding cassette domain-containing protein, whose protein sequence is MIYRCSRHIAVPSLSSQLGTVIVPHRVCCQPFDEHTCVRPGGHGKHGCAGRSLRGGAGSGSPRTRECQGPVTAVDGVDLRIMPGEVFGVLGPSGSGTSATTGTPKGHRSRAEGTVRALGTDPAVAGHRNRSRTGVVRQDESAPAELTVRETMTHFARYCPRPRDAGGGHRPGRSGTEGRRPVRGAVRQLDTGRRLFTGGGPGASPAPPPGVMRPARSAFRGSPRTRPPGRPLPARPTPCP, encoded by the coding sequence ATGATCTACCGCTGTAGTCGTCATATCGCCGTTCCGTCACTGAGTAGCCAGCTGGGCACCGTCATTGTGCCGCACCGCGTGTGCTGTCAACCGTTCGACGAACATACGTGTGTCCGCCCGGGCGGACACGGAAAGCACGGCTGCGCGGGACGCTCCCTGCGGGGCGGAGCCGGCAGCGGAAGTCCGCGGACCCGCGAATGCCAGGGGCCCGTAACCGCGGTGGACGGCGTGGACCTGCGGATCATGCCTGGTGAGGTGTTCGGCGTCCTCGGGCCCAGCGGGTCGGGGACGAGCGCCACGACCGGGACTCCGAAGGGCCACCGGAGCAGGGCCGAGGGCACGGTGCGGGCCCTCGGCACCGACCCGGCCGTCGCCGGCCACCGCAACCGCTCCCGGACCGGTGTCGTCCGGCAGGATGAATCGGCGCCCGCCGAGTTGACGGTCCGCGAGACGATGACCCACTTCGCCCGCTACTGCCCCCGGCCCCGCGACGCCGGGGGAGGTCATCGGCCCGGCCGGTCCGGAACAGAAGGCCGACGCCCGGTTCGAGGAGCTGTCCGGCAACTGGACACCGGGCGTCGGCTGTTCACCGGGGGCGGGCCCGGTGCGAGCCCGGCCCCTCCCCCGGGCGTCATGCGCCCGGCGCGCTCAGCCTTCCGCGGATCACCTCGGACACGTCCGCCAGGGCGACCGCTTCCTGCTCGCCCGACTCCATGTCCTTGA
- the hisS gene encoding histidine--tRNA ligase, whose product MSTFQAPKGTYDLTPPRSAKFLAVREAISAPLRNSGYGYIETPGFEDVNLFARGVGESTDIVSKEMYAFETKGGDKLALRPEGTASVLRAALEANLHKAGNLPVKLWYSGSYYRYERPQAGRYRHFSQVGAEAIGTEDPALDAELIILADQAYRSLGLTRFRILLNSLGDKECRPVYREALQGFLRDLDLDLDEETRRRIEINPLRVLDDKRTDVRKQLVGAPMLRDYLCDACKAYHEEVRVLLTAAGVVYEDDEKLVRGLDYYTRTTFEFVHDGLGSQSAVGGGGRYDGLSEMIGGPALPSVGWALGVDRTVLALEAEGVELPIPAATSVYAVPLGEEARRVLFGLVTQLRREGVATDFAFGGRGLKGAMKSANRSGARFTLVAGERDLAEGNVQLKDMESGEQEAVALADVSEVIRGRLSAPGA is encoded by the coding sequence GTGAGCACCTTCCAGGCCCCCAAGGGCACGTACGATCTGACCCCGCCGCGCTCCGCGAAGTTCCTGGCGGTGCGCGAGGCCATCTCCGCGCCCCTGCGCAACTCCGGCTACGGCTACATCGAGACACCCGGTTTCGAGGACGTGAACCTCTTCGCCCGCGGCGTCGGTGAGTCCACCGACATCGTGTCCAAGGAGATGTACGCCTTCGAGACCAAGGGCGGCGACAAGCTCGCGCTGCGCCCCGAGGGCACCGCGTCCGTGCTGCGCGCCGCGCTGGAGGCCAACCTCCACAAGGCGGGCAACCTCCCCGTGAAGCTGTGGTACTCCGGCTCGTACTACCGCTACGAGCGGCCGCAGGCCGGCCGCTACCGCCACTTCTCCCAGGTCGGCGCCGAGGCCATCGGCACCGAGGACCCGGCGCTCGACGCCGAGCTGATCATCCTGGCCGACCAGGCGTACCGCTCGCTGGGCCTCACGCGGTTCCGCATCCTGCTGAACTCGCTGGGCGACAAGGAGTGCCGCCCCGTCTACCGCGAGGCGCTCCAGGGCTTCCTCCGCGACCTGGACCTGGACCTGGACGAGGAGACCCGTCGGCGCATCGAGATCAACCCGCTCCGGGTCCTCGACGACAAGCGGACCGACGTGCGGAAGCAGCTCGTCGGCGCCCCGATGCTGCGCGACTACCTCTGCGACGCCTGCAAGGCCTACCACGAGGAGGTCCGTGTGCTCCTCACGGCGGCCGGTGTGGTGTACGAGGACGACGAGAAGCTCGTCCGCGGCCTCGACTACTACACGCGCACGACGTTCGAGTTCGTCCACGACGGCCTGGGCTCCCAGTCCGCGGTGGGAGGCGGCGGCCGCTACGACGGGCTGTCCGAGATGATCGGCGGCCCCGCGCTGCCGTCCGTCGGCTGGGCACTGGGTGTGGACCGCACGGTTCTCGCCCTGGAGGCCGAGGGCGTCGAGCTCCCCATTCCCGCCGCCACCAGCGTGTACGCGGTCCCGCTCGGCGAGGAGGCCCGTCGGGTGCTCTTCGGCCTGGTCACGCAGTTGCGGCGCGAGGGCGTGGCGACGGACTTCGCCTTCGGCGGCCGTGGTCTGAAGGGCGCGATGAAGAGCGCGAACCGCTCGGGCGCACGCTTCACCCTCGTCGCGGGCGAACGCGACCTGGCCGAGGGCAACGTCCAGCTCAAGGACATGGAGTCGGGCGAGCAGGAAGCGGTCGCCCTGGCGGACGTGTCCGAGGTGATCCGCGGAAGGCTGAGCGCGCCGGGCGCATGA
- a CDS encoding MBL fold metallo-hydrolase — MLIAGFPAGAWGTNCYLVAPAAGEECVIIDPGHQATQGVEETLRKHRLKPVAVVLTHGHIDHVASVVPVCGAHDVPAWIHPEDRYMMSDPEKALGRSFGMPLMGELTVGEPDDVKELTDGAVLNLAGLEFGVSHAPGHTKGSVTFRMPEAADVPQVLFSGDLLFAGSVGRTDLPGGSHAELLESLARVCLPLDDSTVVLSGHGPQTTIGRERASNPYLHGMDAPRRGM; from the coding sequence GTGCTCATTGCCGGGTTCCCCGCCGGGGCCTGGGGGACCAACTGCTATCTGGTCGCCCCCGCCGCAGGCGAGGAGTGCGTGATCATCGATCCAGGGCACCAGGCCACCCAGGGCGTCGAGGAGACGTTGAGGAAGCACCGGCTCAAGCCCGTCGCCGTCGTGCTCACCCATGGCCACATCGACCATGTCGCCTCGGTCGTTCCCGTGTGCGGCGCCCATGACGTCCCTGCCTGGATCCACCCGGAGGACCGGTACATGATGAGCGACCCGGAGAAGGCACTCGGCCGCTCCTTCGGTATGCCTCTCATGGGCGAGCTCACCGTGGGCGAACCGGACGACGTCAAGGAACTGACCGACGGTGCCGTGCTGAACCTGGCCGGTCTGGAGTTCGGTGTCTCGCATGCGCCCGGCCATACCAAGGGGTCGGTGACGTTCAGGATGCCCGAGGCCGCGGATGTTCCGCAGGTTCTCTTCTCGGGCGACCTGCTCTTCGCCGGCTCCGTCGGACGCACCGACCTGCCCGGCGGCAGCCACGCCGAGCTGCTCGAGTCGCTGGCCCGTGTGTGCCTGCCGCTCGACGACTCGACCGTGGTGCTCTCGGGCCACGGCCCCCAGACGACCATCGGCCGCGAGCGCGCCTCCAACCCGTACCTGCACGGTATGGACGCGCCCCGCCGAGGAATGTGA
- a CDS encoding peptidylprolyl isomerase: MVSSDQRRRQLAREKFERQQQRREEARRRTRRLTAVIASALAVVAVIGAGAYVSIGDDDKGKDKTDSAASASPSASPSESESAAPEPAMKIDKKSTYSMSLKTSQGDIAFTMDAAKTPHTTNSFKALADKGYFDATKCHRLTTEGIFVLQCGDPKGDGTGGPGYNIPDENLTALGKAGKDGTVTFPAGTVAMANTGQPGTGGSQFFLVYKDTRLPPTYTPFGTMDEAGLKAVKKVAEAGVTGGVADGAPKKTVTIEKAAVDKA; this comes from the coding sequence GTGGTCAGCAGCGATCAGCGGCGGCGGCAGCTCGCCCGCGAGAAGTTCGAGCGGCAGCAGCAGCGCCGGGAGGAAGCCCGCCGGAGGACCAGGCGTCTGACCGCGGTCATCGCGTCGGCGCTGGCCGTGGTGGCGGTCATCGGCGCAGGTGCCTACGTCTCCATCGGCGACGACGACAAGGGCAAGGACAAGACCGACTCGGCGGCGAGCGCGAGCCCCTCCGCTTCGCCATCCGAGAGCGAGAGTGCCGCTCCTGAGCCCGCGATGAAGATCGACAAGAAGTCGACGTACTCGATGTCGCTCAAGACCAGCCAGGGCGACATAGCGTTCACCATGGACGCGGCGAAGACCCCGCACACGACGAATTCCTTCAAGGCCCTCGCGGACAAGGGATACTTCGACGCCACGAAGTGTCACCGGCTGACCACGGAGGGCATTTTCGTTCTCCAGTGCGGCGATCCCAAGGGTGACGGCACCGGTGGTCCCGGCTACAACATCCCGGACGAGAACCTGACCGCCCTGGGCAAGGCGGGCAAGGACGGCACCGTCACCTTCCCCGCGGGCACGGTGGCGATGGCCAACACCGGCCAGCCGGGTACCGGCGGCAGCCAGTTCTTCCTGGTGTACAAGGACACCAGACTCCCGCCCACGTACACCCCGTTCGGCACGATGGACGAGGCCGGCCTGAAGGCCGTCAAGAAGGTCGCCGAGGCGGGCGTCACCGGTGGCGTGGCCGACGGTGCACCCAAGAAGACCGTCACCATCGAGAAGGCCGCCGTCGACAAGGCGTGA
- a CDS encoding RelA/SpoT family protein: MPDEAQPVAAPQPDKPAADQATPAKAQPAGTPKPAAREPADSGEAPAPANGEPGPGPTGSARSPKPAADAPAGPRKAAEPPKAVEPPKAAEPTKAAEPTKAVEPTKAAKPVVPAGAVPRSGGSSNRVRARLARLGVQRSSPYNPVLEPLLRTVRSNDPKIETATLRQIESAYQVAERWHRGQKRKSGDPYITHPLAVTTILAELGMDPATLMAGLLHDTVEDTEYGLDTLRKDFGDQVALLVDGVTKLDKVKFGEAAQAETVRKMVVAMAKDPRVLVIKLADRLHNMRTMRYLKREKQEKKARETLEIYAPLAHRLGMNTIKWELEDLAFAILYPKMYDEIVRLVAERAPKRDEYLAIVTDEVQSDLRAARIKATVTGRPKHYYSVYQKMIVRGRDFAEIYDLVGIRVLVDTVRDCYAALGTVHARWNPVPGRFKDYIAMPKFNMYQSLHTTVIGPSGKPVELQIRTFDMHRRAEYGIAAHWKYKQEPSAGASKVRTDVPKNTGRGQDVNDMAWLRQLLDWQKETEDPSEFLESLRFDLSRNEVFVFTPKGDVIALPAGATPVDFAYAVHTEVGHRTIGARVNGRLVPLESTLDNGDLVEVFTSKAAGAGPSRDWLGFVKSPRARNKIRAWFSKERRDEAIEQGKDSIARAMRKQNLPIQRILTGDSLVTLAHEMRYPDISSLYAAIGEGHVAAAGVVQKLVQALGGEDAANEDLVETAPPSRGRTKRRANADPGVVVKGVEDVWVKLARCCTPVPGDPIIGFVTRGSGVSVHRADCVNVDSLSQQPERILEVEWAPTQSSVFLVAIQVEALDRSRLLSDVTRVLSDQHVNILSAAVQTSRDRVATSRFTFEMGDPKHLGHVLKAVRGVEGVYDVYRVTSARRP; this comes from the coding sequence TTGCCAGACGAGGCCCAGCCAGTCGCCGCCCCGCAGCCCGACAAGCCCGCGGCGGACCAAGCCACGCCCGCAAAGGCGCAGCCGGCGGGCACGCCGAAGCCTGCCGCGCGAGAGCCTGCGGACAGCGGAGAGGCCCCGGCCCCCGCGAACGGCGAACCGGGACCCGGACCTACCGGCTCCGCCCGGTCGCCGAAGCCCGCGGCCGACGCACCGGCCGGGCCCCGGAAGGCCGCCGAACCCCCGAAGGCCGTCGAACCCCCGAAGGCCGCCGAGCCGACGAAGGCCGCCGAGCCGACGAAGGCCGTCGAGCCGACGAAGGCCGCCAAGCCCGTCGTCCCGGCCGGTGCCGTGCCCCGCTCCGGTGGCTCCTCCAACCGCGTCCGGGCCCGCCTGGCCCGCCTCGGCGTCCAGCGCTCCAGCCCGTACAACCCGGTGCTGGAACCGCTCCTGCGGACCGTCCGCTCCAACGACCCCAAGATCGAGACGGCGACGCTGCGCCAGATCGAAAGCGCCTACCAGGTCGCCGAACGCTGGCACCGCGGTCAGAAGCGCAAGAGCGGCGACCCGTACATCACGCACCCGCTGGCCGTCACGACGATCCTCGCCGAGCTCGGCATGGACCCCGCCACGCTGATGGCCGGGCTGCTGCACGACACGGTCGAGGACACCGAGTACGGCCTCGACACCCTGCGCAAGGACTTCGGCGACCAGGTCGCGCTGCTGGTCGACGGCGTCACCAAGCTCGACAAGGTCAAGTTCGGCGAGGCCGCGCAGGCCGAGACCGTACGCAAGATGGTCGTCGCCATGGCGAAGGACCCCCGGGTCCTTGTCATCAAGCTCGCCGACCGTCTGCACAACATGCGCACCATGCGCTATCTCAAGCGGGAGAAGCAGGAGAAGAAGGCCCGCGAGACCCTTGAGATCTACGCGCCCCTGGCCCACCGCCTGGGCATGAACACCATCAAGTGGGAGCTGGAGGACCTCGCCTTCGCGATCCTCTACCCCAAGATGTACGACGAGATCGTCCGCCTCGTTGCCGAGCGGGCCCCCAAGCGCGACGAATACCTCGCCATAGTGACCGACGAGGTCCAGTCCGACCTGCGCGCCGCCCGCATCAAGGCCACCGTCACGGGACGGCCGAAGCACTACTACAGCGTCTACCAGAAGATGATCGTGCGAGGCCGGGACTTCGCCGAGATCTACGACCTGGTGGGCATTCGTGTACTCGTCGACACGGTCCGCGACTGTTACGCGGCCCTCGGCACCGTGCACGCGCGATGGAATCCGGTCCCCGGCCGGTTCAAGGACTACATCGCGATGCCGAAGTTCAACATGTACCAGTCACTGCACACCACGGTGATCGGCCCCAGCGGCAAGCCCGTCGAGCTCCAGATCCGTACGTTCGACATGCACCGCCGCGCCGAGTACGGCATCGCCGCGCACTGGAAGTACAAGCAGGAGCCCTCAGCGGGAGCCTCCAAGGTGCGCACGGACGTACCGAAGAACACCGGCCGCGGCCAGGACGTCAACGACATGGCGTGGCTGCGCCAGCTCCTGGACTGGCAGAAGGAGACCGAGGACCCCAGCGAGTTCCTGGAGTCCCTGCGCTTCGACCTCTCGCGCAACGAGGTCTTCGTCTTCACGCCCAAGGGCGACGTCATAGCGCTGCCCGCCGGCGCCACCCCCGTCGACTTCGCGTACGCGGTCCACACGGAGGTCGGCCACCGGACGATAGGAGCACGGGTCAACGGGCGCCTCGTACCGCTCGAATCGACGCTGGACAACGGCGATCTCGTCGAGGTCTTCACCTCCAAGGCGGCCGGCGCGGGACCCTCGCGGGACTGGCTCGGCTTCGTCAAGTCGCCCCGCGCCCGTAACAAGATCCGTGCCTGGTTCTCCAAGGAGCGCCGCGACGAGGCGATCGAGCAGGGCAAGGACTCCATCGCGCGCGCCATGCGCAAGCAGAACCTGCCGATCCAGCGGATCCTGACCGGCGACTCGCTGGTCACGCTCGCCCACGAGATGCGCTACCCGGACATCTCCTCGCTGTACGCGGCGATCGGCGAGGGCCATGTCGCCGCCGCGGGCGTCGTACAGAAGCTCGTCCAGGCACTCGGCGGCGAGGACGCGGCCAACGAGGACCTCGTCGAGACCGCCCCGCCTTCGCGCGGACGTACCAAGCGCCGCGCCAACGCCGATCCCGGTGTGGTCGTCAAGGGCGTCGAAGACGTCTGGGTCAAGCTGGCCCGCTGCTGCACACCCGTACCGGGCGACCCGATCATCGGCTTCGTCACACGCGGCAGCGGCGTCTCGGTGCACCGCGCCGACTGCGTCAACGTCGACTCGCTCTCCCAGCAGCCGGAGCGCATCCTCGAGGTCGAGTGGGCGCCCACCCAGTCCTCCGTCTTCCTGGTCGCCATCCAGGTCGAGGCCCTGGACCGCTCCCGCCTGCTCTCCGACGTCACCCGCGTCCTGTCCGACCAGCACGTCAACATCCTGTCGGCGGCCGTCCAGACGTCAAGGGACCGGGTGGCCACCTCGCGCTTCACCTTCGAGATGGGCGACCCCAAGCACCTCGGACACGTGCTGAAGGCCGTGCGGGGCGTGGAAGGCGTCTACGACGTGTACCGGGTGACCTCGGCCCGAAGGCCGTAA
- a CDS encoding DUF349 domain-containing protein: MSSDPWGRVDETGTVYVRTADGEQVVGSWQAGTPEEALAYFERKYEGLVVEIGLLERRVKTTDLSSKDAMAAIGHLRTQIDEHHAVGDLAALRTRLDALVATVDSRREERRIQKAKQTDEARHAKEALVVEAEELAESEQWRSAGEQLRALVDTWKALPRLDRKSDDELWHRFSHARSAFSKRRKAHFAALDAQREDARKAKEKLVAEAEALSGSTDWGTTAARYRDLMTEWKAAGRAQRESEDELWNRFRGAQDVFFAARGGVFAERDAEQGENLKVKEELAVEAEKLVPVKDLKTARAAFRALNERWEAIGHVPRDARPKVEGRMQAVERALQEAEENEWRRSNPEARARAEGLTGQLQAAVDKLRKQIDTARASGNNARADKLAKELEGRQALLDQALKGLEEFSG, from the coding sequence GTGAGCAGCGACCCGTGGGGCCGTGTCGACGAGACAGGCACCGTGTACGTGCGTACAGCCGACGGCGAGCAGGTCGTCGGATCGTGGCAGGCCGGGACTCCCGAGGAGGCTCTGGCCTACTTCGAGCGCAAGTACGAGGGCTTGGTGGTCGAAATCGGCCTCCTCGAACGGCGGGTGAAGACCACCGATCTCTCGTCCAAGGACGCGATGGCCGCGATCGGTCATCTGCGCACGCAGATTGACGAGCACCACGCCGTCGGCGACCTCGCCGCCCTGCGCACCCGGCTGGACGCGCTCGTCGCGACGGTCGACTCGCGGCGCGAGGAGCGCAGGATCCAGAAGGCGAAGCAGACCGACGAGGCGCGCCACGCCAAGGAGGCGCTCGTCGTCGAGGCCGAGGAGCTGGCGGAGAGCGAGCAGTGGCGTTCGGCCGGCGAACAGCTGCGTGCGCTGGTCGACACGTGGAAGGCGCTTCCGCGCCTCGACCGCAAGTCGGACGACGAACTGTGGCACCGCTTCTCGCATGCCCGGTCGGCGTTCTCCAAGCGTCGCAAGGCGCACTTCGCGGCACTGGACGCCCAGCGTGAGGACGCCCGTAAGGCCAAGGAGAAGCTGGTCGCCGAGGCCGAGGCGCTCTCCGGGTCCACGGACTGGGGTACGACGGCCGCCCGGTACCGCGACCTGATGACCGAGTGGAAGGCGGCGGGCCGCGCACAGCGGGAGTCCGAGGACGAGCTGTGGAACCGCTTCCGCGGTGCGCAGGACGTCTTCTTCGCGGCCCGCGGCGGAGTGTTCGCCGAGCGTGACGCGGAGCAGGGCGAGAACCTCAAGGTCAAGGAGGAGCTCGCCGTCGAGGCCGAGAAGCTGGTGCCGGTCAAGGACCTGAAGACGGCCAGGGCCGCCTTCCGTGCCCTCAACGAGCGCTGGGAGGCCATCGGCCACGTACCCCGTGACGCCCGCCCGAAGGTCGAGGGGCGGATGCAGGCGGTGGAGCGTGCGCTGCAGGAGGCCGAGGAGAACGAGTGGCGCCGCTCGAACCCGGAGGCGCGGGCCCGTGCCGAGGGTCTGACCGGTCAGCTCCAGGCGGCCGTGGACAAGCTGCGGAAGCAGATCGACACGGCGCGCGCCTCGGGCAACAACGCCAGGGCCGACAAGCTCGCCAAGGAGCTCGAGGGCCGTCAGGCGCTGCTGGACCAGGCGCTGAAGGGCCTGGAGGAGTTCAGCGGCTGA